In a genomic window of Roseiflexus castenholzii DSM 13941:
- a CDS encoding HAS-barrel domain-containing protein, producing the protein MPVRIAEVIEATSTKFTAGAYELLKAPPFGALVRAQARDDSMAIYGLVYDIRTGSRDFGARAVVRGRTYAGRAVYDAEIYREHPDLAEVLQTEFSAVIVGFVEHGEIRQFLPPQPPPVHYSVYECDADEVTRFNQAVDYFRTVLFTPQIPGDEALAAALRIAARVSGDAHAFLVRAGREIASLLSDDYDRLTAILRRLRS; encoded by the coding sequence ATGCCGGTGCGTATTGCAGAAGTGATTGAGGCGACCAGCACAAAATTCACGGCAGGCGCTTACGAGTTGCTGAAGGCGCCACCGTTCGGTGCGCTGGTGCGCGCACAGGCACGTGATGACTCAATGGCAATCTACGGTCTGGTCTACGACATTCGCACCGGCAGCCGCGATTTTGGCGCGCGCGCGGTCGTGCGCGGGAGGACGTATGCCGGGCGCGCGGTGTACGACGCTGAGATTTACCGCGAGCATCCCGACCTTGCGGAAGTGTTACAGACCGAGTTTTCTGCGGTGATTGTCGGTTTTGTGGAGCATGGTGAAATCCGTCAGTTTTTGCCGCCGCAACCGCCGCCGGTGCATTATAGCGTCTACGAGTGTGATGCCGATGAGGTGACGCGCTTCAATCAGGCGGTTGATTATTTCCGCACCGTGCTGTTTACGCCACAGATACCCGGCGATGAGGCGCTAGCAGCGGCTCTTCGTATTGCAGCCCGCGTCTCTGGCGATGCACACGCCTTTCTGGTGCGCGCCGGGCGCGAAATCGCTTCGCTCCTCAGCGATGACTACGACCGTCTGACGGCGATCCTGCGCCGACTCCGCTCCTGA
- a CDS encoding S1C family serine protease has translation MTSPSGADLISALSNQMADAVERIRRSLVTVNGRQRQAASGIIVAPDEVLTADHVLERDDDLTIQTDDGRTLAARLVGRDRTSDLALLRIDGLGGDTAAQADAPARVGQFVLAVGRPSPGGPMASLGVVSAVGGPLRTRRGMIEQVIQTDATPYPGFSGGALIDVTGAVLGLFTTGLIGGVALAIPSPFAWRIAHTLAHQGHVRRGFLGISSQPVTIPPGQRAGRTQEQGLLIVRVEPDSPAYHAGLLIGDIMVGIDGVVLNDTDDLQAVLSGDRVGATVSAEIIRGGTLVTLPVTIGQRKGA, from the coding sequence ATGACCTCCCCATCTGGCGCTGACCTGATCAGCGCCCTTTCGAACCAGATGGCAGACGCCGTTGAACGCATTCGCCGCTCCCTGGTGACCGTCAACGGCAGACAGCGCCAGGCTGCAAGCGGTATCATCGTCGCACCTGACGAAGTGCTGACAGCGGACCACGTGCTCGAGCGCGACGATGACCTGACGATTCAAACCGACGATGGCCGCACGCTGGCGGCGCGTCTGGTCGGACGAGACCGGACGAGCGACCTTGCGCTTCTGCGCATCGATGGACTCGGCGGCGATACCGCTGCTCAGGCTGACGCACCTGCGCGGGTTGGTCAGTTCGTTCTTGCCGTCGGGCGACCTTCTCCGGGCGGACCAATGGCAAGCCTGGGGGTTGTGAGCGCGGTCGGTGGACCGTTGCGCACCCGACGCGGCATGATCGAGCAGGTGATCCAGACCGACGCCACTCCCTACCCTGGCTTCTCTGGCGGCGCACTGATCGATGTGACAGGCGCGGTGTTGGGGCTGTTCACCACCGGACTGATCGGCGGTGTGGCGCTGGCAATTCCGTCGCCGTTTGCCTGGCGCATCGCGCACACCCTGGCGCATCAGGGGCATGTCCGACGCGGCTTTCTCGGCATTAGCAGCCAGCCGGTCACCATTCCGCCGGGGCAACGCGCCGGACGCACTCAGGAACAGGGACTGTTGATCGTGCGCGTCGAGCCGGATAGCCCGGCATATCACGCCGGACTGCTCATCGGCGACATTATGGTCGGTATCGATGGCGTCGTGCTGAACGACACCGACGACCTCCAGGCTGTATTGAGCGGCGATCGCGTTGGCGCGACCGTTTCGGCGGAAATCATTCGCGGCGGGACGCTGGTCACCCTGCCGGTGACGATTGGCCAACGCAAAGGTGCATAG
- a CDS encoding class I SAM-dependent methyltransferase, which translates to MRKDLHDINRRAWNEATKAHNSHKADQARFLRDGGSTLFPEELELLGDVRGKRLLHLQCNAGQDTLSLAQIGAHVTGVDISDEAIDFARRLSRESGIPATFYRADVYDWLDEAAQRGESFDIVFSSYGFLVWLSDLRAWARGIAAVLAPAGRFVMIEFHPFLAILDDQGHAVAHSYGGGRLWSLDEGIGDYVAWAGAALTPSGYLEGVQNFRNPHPSYEFLWGVGDLVSALLDAGLRLETLREYPYANGFPAFEGTVALPGGRFAPPPDRPVIPMMLGVTARKDGADDNERR; encoded by the coding sequence ATGCGCAAAGATTTGCACGACATCAACCGACGCGCCTGGAATGAGGCGACGAAGGCGCACAATAGCCACAAAGCCGATCAGGCGCGATTTCTGCGCGACGGCGGTAGCACACTGTTCCCTGAAGAGTTGGAATTGTTGGGGGACGTGCGTGGGAAGCGTCTCTTGCATCTCCAGTGCAATGCAGGGCAGGATACGCTGAGCCTGGCGCAGATCGGCGCGCATGTCACCGGGGTTGACATCAGCGACGAAGCGATCGATTTTGCCCGTCGTCTGTCGCGCGAGTCCGGCATTCCGGCGACGTTCTACCGCGCCGATGTGTACGACTGGCTCGACGAAGCCGCCCAACGCGGCGAGTCGTTCGATATCGTTTTCAGTTCGTATGGTTTTCTGGTCTGGCTTTCGGACCTGCGCGCATGGGCGCGTGGGATCGCAGCGGTGCTCGCGCCTGCCGGACGCTTCGTGATGATCGAGTTTCACCCATTTCTGGCGATACTCGACGATCAGGGACACGCCGTTGCTCACAGTTACGGCGGCGGTCGGCTCTGGTCGCTCGATGAGGGAATCGGCGACTATGTGGCGTGGGCAGGTGCGGCGCTGACGCCATCCGGGTATCTGGAAGGGGTGCAGAACTTTCGCAACCCGCACCCATCGTATGAGTTCCTGTGGGGGGTGGGAGACCTGGTATCGGCGTTGCTGGACGCCGGTTTGCGCCTGGAGACGTTGCGCGAGTACCCGTATGCCAACGGCTTCCCCGCATTCGAGGGGACGGTGGCGCTGCCCGGCGGTCGTTTTGCGCCGCCGCCGGATCGCCCGGTCATCCCAATGATGCTGGGAGTGACCGCACGCAAGGATGGCGCTGACGACAACGAAAGGCGCTGA
- a CDS encoding S1C family serine protease: protein MMMHGFYHTSGIAAGFADLAERSRRSVVHLLSAGRGSGTGVVWQIGGVVLTNDHVVAGAGGMLRAQTLDGRDLPATVMARSQDLDLALLRIPVDDLLPITVGDSTRLRVGELVFAIGHPWGQPWVVTAGIVSGLGEAEARNGQPIAFIRSDVRLAPGNSGGPLLDAHGQVIGINAMVFGGDLSVAIASHVVESWLNGAQGRRVRLGVGVQPSPLPTGLLNGRAHGLLVISIEPGSPAEQAGLMVGDLLLHADAVSLERPEDLHAALRRTAEATVRLRLLRAGAIRVIDAPLDRAVQEP, encoded by the coding sequence ATGATGATGCATGGGTTTTATCATACTTCTGGCATCGCTGCCGGCTTTGCCGATCTTGCCGAACGCTCTCGGCGGAGCGTCGTGCATCTGCTCAGCGCAGGCAGGGGCAGCGGAACAGGCGTGGTCTGGCAAATTGGCGGCGTTGTCCTCACCAACGATCACGTGGTTGCCGGAGCAGGCGGTATGCTGCGCGCGCAAACACTCGACGGGCGCGACCTGCCGGCGACGGTGATGGCACGCAGCCAGGACCTCGATCTGGCGTTGTTGCGCATTCCAGTCGATGATCTCTTGCCTATCACGGTCGGCGACTCGACGCGACTGCGGGTTGGTGAACTCGTCTTCGCAATTGGGCATCCATGGGGGCAACCGTGGGTCGTGACCGCCGGCATCGTCAGCGGGTTGGGCGAAGCGGAGGCACGCAACGGTCAGCCGATAGCCTTCATCCGTTCCGACGTGCGGCTGGCGCCGGGCAACTCGGGGGGACCACTCCTCGATGCGCACGGTCAGGTCATTGGGATCAACGCGATGGTTTTCGGCGGCGATCTCTCGGTAGCGATTGCCAGCCACGTCGTCGAGTCATGGCTCAACGGCGCGCAGGGACGGCGGGTGCGCCTCGGCGTCGGGGTGCAGCCATCGCCGCTACCGACGGGATTGTTGAACGGGCGTGCGCATGGGCTGTTAGTCATCAGTATCGAGCCTGGCAGTCCAGCAGAACAGGCAGGGTTGATGGTCGGCGACTTGCTGCTCCACGCCGATGCGGTATCACTGGAGCGTCCGGAAGACCTGCACGCGGCGCTCCGGCGCACAGCGGAAGCAACAGTACGCCTCCGCCTGCTGCGCGCCGGCGCTATCCGTGTCATCGACGCGCCCCTGGACAGGGCAGTACAGGAACCATGA
- a CDS encoding bifunctional metallophosphatase/5'-nucleotidase produces the protein MPTISRRTFVKTMAVGSGTIAYLATALTVHGAGPEVYTLRIVHTNDHHARIEPVFSGANPVHGGVSRRKTLIDAIRNEGGNQLLLDAGDVFQGTLYFNQYRGLADLEFYNALKYDAMAIGNHEFDIGQAPLADFARGATFPLLSANIQVDRSSPLFGLIKPWVVVWVGGQPIGIIGVTTEDTPVLSNSGPGVRFTNYIDAVRLGVESLRRDGVNKIIALTHVGIQADRELARRVDGLSVIIGGHSHTPMGPMVNPQSPDRPYPEVIASPSRKPVIVAHDWEWGRWLGDLTIGFDANGDITRVVAGRPTEVLPAINPDGGFENRIRTFKGPLDQLRATPVGEARVALNGARADVRSKETNLGNLIADSMLAKTAPAGAQLAIMNGGGIRTSIPEGRITLGQVLEVMPFGNTLVLLTLTGDQVKAALENGVSQVEQSAGRFPQVSGMRYSWNASAPAGSRITGIQVSDGRGGFVAINPNATYRVVVNNFIAGGGDGYSVLQQGTNRVDTGFLDADVLVEYLQARSPVSPQVEGRIVQNGTLPGAAASAPAPAEMPVALPRTGGESLPAWLLALAAAGAIGGGLRLRERAARMATADEHEPVTVNQ, from the coding sequence ATGCCCACGATCTCGCGGCGCACGTTTGTGAAGACGATGGCGGTTGGATCGGGAACAATCGCCTACCTGGCGACGGCGCTGACGGTGCACGGCGCCGGTCCAGAGGTCTACACGCTGCGCATTGTCCACACGAACGATCATCACGCACGCATCGAGCCGGTGTTCAGTGGCGCCAACCCCGTCCATGGCGGCGTTTCGCGGCGTAAGACGCTGATCGATGCCATTCGAAACGAAGGCGGCAATCAGTTGCTACTCGACGCTGGCGATGTGTTTCAGGGCACGCTCTACTTCAACCAGTACCGCGGGCTGGCAGACCTTGAGTTCTACAATGCACTCAAGTACGATGCCATGGCGATTGGCAACCACGAGTTCGACATCGGGCAGGCGCCGCTGGCGGATTTTGCGCGCGGCGCAACTTTCCCGCTGCTCAGCGCCAATATTCAGGTCGATCGCTCGTCGCCGCTCTTTGGTCTCATTAAGCCGTGGGTCGTCGTCTGGGTCGGTGGTCAACCCATCGGTATCATTGGCGTGACCACCGAAGACACGCCGGTGCTCAGCAATTCCGGTCCTGGCGTCAGGTTCACCAACTATATCGATGCAGTGCGCCTGGGGGTTGAGTCGCTGCGCCGCGATGGAGTCAACAAGATCATTGCGCTGACCCACGTCGGCATTCAGGCAGACCGTGAACTGGCGCGGCGTGTCGATGGTTTGTCGGTCATCATTGGCGGGCACAGCCACACGCCGATGGGTCCGATGGTCAATCCGCAATCACCTGATCGACCCTACCCCGAAGTCATTGCCTCACCCTCGCGCAAGCCGGTGATCGTGGCGCACGATTGGGAGTGGGGGCGCTGGCTTGGCGACCTGACGATTGGCTTCGACGCCAACGGCGACATTACGCGCGTGGTTGCAGGGCGCCCCACCGAAGTGTTGCCCGCGATCAATCCTGATGGCGGTTTCGAGAACCGGATCAGAACCTTCAAAGGTCCTCTGGATCAACTGCGCGCGACACCAGTTGGCGAAGCGCGCGTGGCGCTCAATGGCGCTCGCGCCGATGTCCGCTCGAAGGAAACCAACCTGGGGAACCTGATCGCCGATTCGATGCTGGCGAAGACGGCGCCGGCCGGCGCGCAGTTGGCCATTATGAACGGCGGTGGTATCCGCACCAGCATACCTGAAGGACGCATCACCCTTGGTCAGGTGCTCGAAGTCATGCCATTCGGCAACACCCTTGTGCTGCTGACCCTTACCGGCGATCAGGTCAAGGCAGCGCTGGAGAATGGCGTCAGTCAGGTGGAACAGTCCGCCGGGCGCTTTCCGCAGGTCAGCGGTATGCGTTATAGTTGGAACGCTTCGGCGCCAGCCGGGAGCCGCATTACCGGCATTCAGGTCTCTGATGGAAGAGGCGGGTTTGTGGCTATCAATCCGAACGCGACATACCGCGTGGTCGTCAACAACTTTATCGCTGGCGGCGGAGACGGCTACAGTGTGTTGCAGCAGGGAACGAACAGGGTGGACACCGGCTTTCTCGATGCCGATGTGCTGGTGGAATACCTCCAGGCGCGTTCGCCCGTCAGTCCGCAGGTCGAAGGGCGCATCGTGCAGAATGGCACGCTGCCAGGCGCAGCCGCGTCAGCCCCGGCGCCAGCCGAAATGCCGGTGGCGTTGCCGCGCACCGGCGGCGAGTCGTTGCCCGCGTGGTTGCTGGCTCTGGCGGCAGCCGGAGCGATTGGCGGCGGTCTACGGCTGCGTGAGCGCGCTGCGCGCATGGCAACCGCCGATGAACACGAACCCGTCACCGTCAACCAGTAG
- a CDS encoding aspartate aminotransferase family protein gives MTTADIIAAEQRYLLQTYARPGFVIERGAGCYLYDSEGRRYLDCVAGIAVNALGYGDPDVARVIREHADGIIHLSNLYHSRPAVELAQTLVEHTPWADRAFFCNSGAEAVEGALKFSRRYARDIHGESKTTIVAFTGSFHGRTMGAVAVTAREKYRQPFEPVMPGARFVPFNDSAAAAAAITDDVCGVIIEPVQGEGGLSVATPEFLHTLRERCNAVDALLIFDEIQCGIGRTGALWAHEPYGITPDIMTIAKPLGGGLPIGAILMRQKVAQTIHVGDHGTTFGGGPFVTTVARTVFHKIANPTFLAHVREVGDYLGEALNDLKAAHPGIVLEVRGRGLMRGVVIGGPAGAVREAAHGEGLLIATAGDDVLRLVPPLILTRAQVDEAVEKLTRALDAVR, from the coding sequence ATGACTACCGCTGACATCATCGCCGCCGAACAGCGTTATCTGCTGCAAACCTATGCCCGACCAGGCTTCGTGATCGAACGGGGTGCAGGGTGCTACCTCTACGATAGCGAGGGTCGCCGGTATCTCGATTGTGTGGCAGGCATCGCCGTCAATGCGCTCGGCTATGGCGATCCCGATGTGGCGCGCGTCATCAGGGAGCATGCCGACGGCATCATTCACCTGTCAAACCTGTACCATTCACGTCCTGCCGTCGAATTGGCGCAGACCCTGGTCGAGCATACGCCTTGGGCGGATCGGGCGTTCTTCTGCAACAGTGGCGCGGAAGCCGTCGAAGGCGCGCTCAAATTCAGCCGCCGCTATGCGCGCGACATCCACGGCGAGAGCAAAACAACCATCGTCGCATTCACCGGTTCATTCCACGGGCGCACGATGGGTGCAGTGGCGGTCACAGCACGCGAGAAGTATCGCCAACCATTCGAACCGGTGATGCCAGGAGCGCGCTTCGTTCCCTTCAACGATAGCGCCGCTGCCGCCGCTGCTATTACCGACGATGTGTGCGGTGTCATCATCGAGCCGGTGCAGGGCGAAGGCGGTCTCAGCGTGGCGACGCCGGAGTTTCTGCATACACTACGCGAACGGTGCAATGCGGTCGATGCGCTCCTGATCTTCGACGAAATCCAGTGCGGCATCGGACGCACCGGCGCCCTGTGGGCGCACGAACCATACGGCATTACACCTGACATCATGACGATTGCCAAACCACTCGGGGGCGGTCTGCCGATTGGTGCAATCCTTATGCGCCAGAAGGTTGCGCAGACGATCCACGTCGGCGATCACGGCACGACGTTCGGCGGCGGTCCGTTCGTCACAACGGTTGCGCGCACCGTGTTCCACAAAATTGCCAATCCAACCTTCCTCGCGCACGTGCGCGAAGTCGGCGACTACCTTGGCGAGGCGCTGAACGACCTGAAGGCTGCCCATCCCGGCATTGTGCTGGAAGTGCGCGGGCGCGGTCTAATGCGTGGCGTCGTTATCGGCGGTCCCGCCGGTGCGGTGCGCGAGGCGGCGCACGGTGAAGGACTGCTGATCGCCACAGCCGGCGACGATGTGTTGCGCCTTGTGCCGCCTCTGATCCTCACCCGTGCGCAGGTGGACGAAGCGGTCGAAAAACTGACACGCGCGCTTGATGCAGTGCGCTGA
- a CDS encoding acetylxylan esterase, whose product MAFFDLSFDELQQYRPPREEPPDFDAFWRMTLDEARAYPLDARFEPCDAGLATVETFDVTFRGYGGQPIKGWLLLPRHRSGPLPCVVEYIGYGGGRGFPTDWLLWSAAGYAHLVMDTRGQGSAWLKGDTPDPEPEGSNPHHPGFMTRGIASPFTYYYRRVFTDAVRAVEAARAHPAVDARRVAVTGGSQGGGIAIAVAGLMHDIRATMPDVPFLCHYRRATEISDSNPYFEIARYCKVHRDRVEAVFQTLSYFDGINFAARAQAPALFSVGLMDDVCPPSTVYAAYNYYAGRKEIRVYRYNQHEGGGTFQNQEKIRFLREAVEV is encoded by the coding sequence ATGGCGTTCTTCGATCTCTCGTTCGATGAGTTACAGCAGTATCGCCCGCCGCGTGAGGAACCGCCCGATTTCGACGCATTCTGGCGAATGACGCTCGATGAGGCGCGCGCATATCCGCTCGATGCGCGCTTTGAACCATGCGACGCCGGGCTGGCAACCGTCGAAACCTTTGATGTCACCTTTCGCGGCTATGGCGGTCAACCGATCAAAGGATGGCTGCTGCTGCCGCGCCACCGCTCCGGTCCGTTGCCATGCGTGGTGGAGTACATCGGGTATGGCGGCGGGCGCGGCTTTCCAACAGACTGGTTGCTCTGGAGTGCAGCCGGGTATGCGCACCTGGTCATGGACACACGTGGGCAGGGGAGCGCCTGGCTCAAGGGCGACACGCCCGATCCCGAGCCGGAAGGCTCGAATCCGCACCATCCCGGCTTCATGACTCGCGGGATCGCCAGTCCTTTCACCTATTACTATCGCCGGGTCTTTACCGACGCCGTGCGCGCGGTCGAGGCGGCGCGCGCGCATCCGGCAGTCGATGCCCGGCGCGTTGCGGTGACCGGCGGCAGTCAGGGAGGCGGGATCGCAATTGCTGTTGCCGGCCTGATGCACGACATCCGGGCGACTATGCCGGATGTGCCATTTCTCTGCCACTACCGCCGCGCCACTGAGATCAGCGACTCGAACCCATACTTCGAGATTGCGCGTTATTGCAAAGTACACCGTGATCGGGTCGAGGCGGTATTTCAGACATTGAGTTACTTTGACGGGATCAATTTCGCCGCGCGAGCGCAGGCGCCAGCCCTCTTCTCGGTCGGTTTGATGGACGATGTGTGCCCGCCATCGACTGTCTACGCCGCCTACAACTATTACGCCGGTCGGAAAGAGATCCGTGTCTACCGGTACAACCAGCACGAAGGCGGCGGCACGTTCCAGAATCAGGAGAAGATCCGGTTCCTAAGAGAGGCGGTTGAAGTTTGA
- a CDS encoding ABC transporter ATP-binding protein: MSASNSAIELRSVSKWFQRNTPAVHQVSLQAPRGALLALLGPSGCGKTTTLRLIAGLEIPDTGEIYLAGARVAGGGDWTPPEQRRVGMVFQDYALFPHLTVRENVAFGLNGRSTRERAARVGDLLALTGLADLADRYPHQLSGGQQQRVALARALAPDPQVILLDEPFSNLDAVLRKATREEVRRILRQSGATAVFVTHDQEEAFSIADIVVVMRNGAIEQIGAPHEIYLRPSTRTVATFVGEANFVPARASGRCAECVLGSVPLAAPRNGPVEVMVRPEALDLCPDAAGCGLIEEIVFFGHDQLIGIRMCDGTLIQARTGPRIDITPGARVAVRVQGEAVAFPYDENREPRTKN; the protein is encoded by the coding sequence ATGAGTGCATCAAACAGCGCCATCGAATTACGGTCGGTCAGCAAGTGGTTTCAGCGCAACACCCCTGCGGTTCATCAGGTGTCGTTGCAGGCGCCGCGTGGAGCGCTCCTCGCGCTGCTCGGACCAAGCGGCTGCGGGAAGACCACCACGCTCCGCCTGATCGCCGGTCTCGAAATACCCGATACCGGGGAAATCTATCTGGCAGGCGCGCGCGTCGCCGGCGGCGGCGATTGGACGCCGCCAGAGCAACGGCGGGTAGGGATGGTCTTTCAGGATTATGCGCTCTTTCCCCACCTGACGGTGCGCGAGAATGTGGCGTTTGGTCTCAACGGACGTTCCACGCGAGAGCGCGCAGCGCGCGTCGGTGATCTGCTGGCGCTAACCGGGCTTGCCGACCTGGCGGATCGGTACCCACATCAACTGTCGGGCGGGCAACAACAGCGCGTGGCGCTGGCACGCGCCCTGGCGCCCGATCCACAGGTTATCCTGCTCGATGAGCCATTCTCGAACCTCGATGCCGTACTGCGCAAGGCGACACGCGAAGAAGTGCGGCGCATTCTGCGGCAATCGGGCGCCACTGCGGTGTTCGTCACCCACGATCAGGAAGAAGCGTTCAGCATCGCCGATATTGTCGTGGTCATGCGCAATGGCGCTATCGAGCAGATCGGCGCGCCTCACGAGATCTATCTGCGCCCGTCGACACGCACCGTCGCCACATTCGTCGGCGAGGCGAACTTCGTTCCGGCGCGCGCCTCTGGACGTTGCGCTGAGTGCGTGCTCGGCAGCGTGCCGCTTGCTGCGCCGCGCAATGGACCGGTCGAAGTGATGGTGCGCCCCGAGGCGCTCGACCTCTGCCCGGACGCTGCCGGTTGCGGGCTGATCGAAGAGATTGTCTTCTTCGGGCACGACCAGTTGATCGGCATTCGCATGTGCGATGGCACGCTCATCCAGGCACGCACCGGTCCCAGGATCGACATCACCCCCGGCGCGCGAGTCGCCGTCCGGGTGCAGGGTGAGGCGGTCGCGTTTCCGTATGATGAGAACCGAGAACCGAGAACCAAGAACTGA
- a CDS encoding helix-turn-helix transcriptional regulator encodes MIRVLIVAPTPALRAGLRALLTAANVEIIDAIGSLVDLSGIAADIDVILAADESVLADADQVLAEEPRYAALLLSDDPRQADVLRGLPLTAWGILTHDVGAAELAAALHAVAQGLIVLAPNLAARLLQARQSPVEEPTGEPLTARERDVLELVSQGLSNKQIAQKLHISEHTVKFHLSSLFAKLGVSSRTEAVNRGARQGIITL; translated from the coding sequence ATGATTCGCGTCCTGATCGTCGCTCCCACGCCGGCGCTGCGTGCCGGGTTGCGCGCACTGCTCACCGCAGCAAACGTCGAGATCATCGACGCCATCGGATCGCTCGTTGATCTGTCAGGCATTGCCGCCGACATCGACGTCATCCTGGCGGCGGACGAAAGCGTGCTGGCCGACGCCGATCAGGTGCTGGCAGAGGAGCCGCGCTATGCAGCGCTGCTCCTGAGCGACGACCCGCGGCAGGCGGACGTCCTGCGCGGCCTGCCGTTGACTGCATGGGGCATCCTGACGCACGATGTCGGCGCGGCGGAACTGGCAGCGGCGCTCCATGCCGTCGCGCAGGGGCTGATCGTCCTCGCGCCGAACCTGGCGGCGCGTCTGCTTCAGGCGCGTCAGTCGCCCGTCGAAGAGCCGACCGGCGAACCGCTGACAGCGCGCGAACGCGATGTGCTCGAACTGGTGAGCCAGGGGTTATCGAACAAACAGATCGCCCAGAAGTTGCACATTAGCGAACATACCGTCAAGTTTCACCTGTCATCGCTCTTTGCCAAACTCGGCGTTTCAAGTCGCACCGAGGCGGTCAATCGCGGTGCGCGCCAGGGGATCATCACCCTGTAA
- a CDS encoding UDP-N-acetylmuramoyl-L-alanyl-D-glutamate--2,6-diaminopimelate ligase, whose protein sequence is MMAHLHDLLRTLCDPAHLPRANPAITAIVYDSRAVMPGALFVAYRGFHTDGHLYIPQAIERGAAAVVYEDPAWDGRIPVPALRTPNARAALAPLAAAFYGYPGRQMRVVGITGTDGKTTTTFLTSVALEAGGAVTGLMGTVDFKIAGRLWANDSRQSTPEAPEVQALLRDMVHAGCAYAVVEATSHALSARWNRLAGCAFDIAVLTNVTQEHLDFHGTVEQYRRDKARLFEMLAEFHDDATPFKQRKIAIVNADDPNHRMFLDAAPPYAERLTYAIHANADVCARNVRSTRDGLMFRVTTPWGAADAHLRLTGDFNVWNALAALTVACAEGVPLSVCLAALERVPGVRGRMERIEMGQPFTVLVDYAHTPGAFEKLMRIVRPLTDGQLIVVFGSAGERDRAKRPLQGEIAGRFCDLVVLTDEDPRLEDREAIIAEIAVGVEAAGKRIGETCLCIPDRAHAIRTAFARARPGDIVLLLGKGHEGSIIYGTTPMPWNEAAEARRALAELGFGASPPF, encoded by the coding sequence ATGATGGCACACCTTCACGACCTTTTGCGAACCCTCTGCGATCCCGCGCACCTGCCGCGCGCCAATCCGGCGATCACTGCCATCGTCTACGACTCGCGCGCGGTGATGCCCGGCGCATTGTTCGTGGCATACCGCGGTTTTCACACCGATGGGCATCTCTACATCCCGCAAGCCATTGAACGCGGCGCAGCCGCCGTCGTCTACGAAGACCCGGCGTGGGACGGACGCATACCGGTTCCGGCGTTGCGCACACCCAATGCGCGTGCTGCGCTTGCGCCGCTCGCAGCGGCATTCTATGGCTACCCTGGACGACAGATGCGTGTCGTTGGCATCACAGGCACCGACGGAAAAACAACAACGACCTTCCTGACCAGCGTGGCGCTCGAAGCCGGTGGCGCTGTCACCGGGCTGATGGGCACAGTGGATTTCAAAATCGCCGGGCGCCTGTGGGCGAACGATTCGCGCCAGAGCACGCCGGAAGCGCCAGAAGTACAGGCGCTGCTGCGCGATATGGTGCATGCCGGTTGCGCGTATGCGGTTGTTGAGGCGACATCGCATGCGCTCTCGGCGCGCTGGAACCGGCTTGCCGGTTGCGCCTTCGATATTGCAGTATTGACGAATGTGACGCAGGAGCACCTGGATTTTCACGGCACGGTCGAACAGTATCGCCGCGATAAGGCGCGCCTGTTCGAGATGCTGGCAGAGTTTCACGACGATGCTACGCCGTTCAAACAACGCAAGATCGCCATTGTGAACGCCGATGATCCGAATCATCGCATGTTCCTCGACGCCGCCCCACCCTATGCCGAACGATTGACCTATGCCATCCACGCCAATGCCGACGTGTGCGCCCGAAATGTCCGTTCAACCCGTGATGGTCTGATGTTCCGCGTGACAACGCCGTGGGGCGCTGCCGATGCGCATCTGCGACTGACCGGCGATTTCAACGTTTGGAATGCGCTGGCGGCGCTGACCGTCGCATGCGCCGAAGGCGTACCGCTCAGTGTATGCCTTGCGGCGCTCGAACGTGTGCCCGGTGTGCGCGGGCGCATGGAACGGATCGAAATGGGGCAACCGTTCACCGTGCTAGTCGATTACGCTCACACTCCCGGGGCGTTCGAGAAATTGATGCGCATTGTGCGCCCGCTCACCGATGGGCAACTGATCGTCGTCTTCGGCAGCGCCGGAGAACGCGACCGCGCCAAACGCCCGTTGCAGGGAGAGATTGCCGGGCGCTTCTGCGACCTCGTTGTGCTGACTGATGAAGACCCGCGGCTTGAAGATCGCGAGGCGATCATTGCCGAAATCGCGGTCGGTGTGGAAGCAGCCGGCAAACGGATTGGCGAGACCTGCCTTTGCATCCCGGATCGCGCCCACGCCATTCGCACTGCCTTTGCGCGCGCCCGTCCCGGCGATATTGTCCTGCTCCTGGGCAAAGGTCACGAAGGGAGCATCATTTACGGCACAACACCAATGCCCTGGAACGAAGCGGCAGAAGCGCGGCGCGCCTTAGCAGAACTCGGTTTTGGTGCGTCGCCTCCATTTTGA